The following are encoded together in the Streptomyces sp. NBC_01465 genome:
- a CDS encoding HpcH/HpaI aldolase/citrate lyase family protein, with product MRHFGHIPAAVRDGLFHQQPAEFNAASPARTLAAALGATLYSPATRPRLAEAVVKQAAARGVASMVLCLEDSIDDAEVAGGEANLVRQFADLAARGDDVPLLFIRVREPAQIPDLVRRLGASGRLLSGFVLPKFTEERGVAFLEALTAAESASGRRLFAMPVLESPELLHLETRAEALVGIARTVDKYRDRVLALRLGVTDFCSAYGLRRAPDMTAYDVQIVANVIADVVNVLGRSDGTGFTITGPVWEYFRVQERMFKPQLRRSPFMEGRAEELRTALIEHDLDGLLREIELDRANGLLGKTCIHPTHVVPVHALSVVSHEEFSDAQDILRPDRGGGGVLRSAYTNKMNEVKPHRAWAERTLQRAEAFGVAREDIGFVELLTAGLNA from the coding sequence ATGCGTCATTTCGGGCATATCCCGGCCGCTGTCCGGGACGGACTGTTCCACCAGCAGCCGGCCGAGTTCAACGCGGCCTCACCGGCGCGCACGCTGGCCGCCGCGCTCGGCGCCACGCTCTACAGCCCTGCCACCAGGCCGCGGCTCGCCGAGGCCGTGGTCAAGCAGGCGGCCGCGCGCGGGGTCGCCTCCATGGTCCTGTGCCTGGAGGACTCCATCGACGACGCCGAGGTCGCCGGCGGCGAGGCGAATCTCGTCCGCCAGTTCGCCGACCTCGCCGCTCGCGGGGACGACGTCCCGCTCCTCTTCATCCGGGTGCGCGAACCCGCGCAGATTCCCGACCTGGTGCGCAGGCTGGGTGCCTCGGGCCGGCTCCTCTCGGGATTCGTCCTGCCGAAATTCACCGAGGAACGCGGAGTGGCGTTCCTGGAGGCGCTCACCGCGGCCGAGTCCGCGAGCGGACGGCGGCTCTTCGCGATGCCGGTCCTCGAATCACCGGAGCTCCTCCACCTGGAGACCCGCGCCGAAGCCCTCGTCGGGATCGCCCGCACCGTCGACAAGTACCGCGACCGGGTCCTGGCGCTGCGCCTCGGCGTCACCGACTTCTGCTCGGCGTACGGACTGCGCAGAGCGCCCGACATGACGGCGTACGACGTCCAGATCGTCGCCAACGTCATCGCGGACGTCGTGAACGTCCTGGGCCGCTCCGACGGCACCGGATTCACCATCACCGGGCCCGTCTGGGAGTACTTCCGCGTCCAGGAGCGCATGTTCAAGCCACAGCTGCGCCGCAGCCCCTTCATGGAGGGGCGGGCGGAGGAGCTGCGCACCGCGCTCATCGAGCACGACCTGGACGGACTGCTGCGCGAGATCGAACTCGACCGCGCCAACGGTCTGCTCGGCAAGACCTGCATCCACCCCACGCACGTCGTCCCTGTGCACGCGCTCTCGGTCGTCAGCCACGAGGAGTTCAGCGACGCCCAGGACATCCTGCGGCCGGACCGGGGCGGTGGCGGAGTGCTGCGTTCCGCGTACACGAACAAAATGAACGAAGTGAAGCCGCACCGGGCCTGGGCCGAGCGGACACTGCAGCGGGCCGAGGCGTTCGGTGTCGCCAGGGAGGACATCGGCTTCGTGGAACTGCTGACAGCGGGCCTCAACGCGTGA
- a CDS encoding TerD family protein: MTDMTHAMLKGSNIPLDATAVRAVIRWAPGPDGHDVDASALLLGTDGRVRSDEDFIFYNQPRHPSGLVRRLPKKVVTGGRTDTVEVDLARLDPSVDQVVLAASTDHDVPFQSVRDLQILLYDAAAAGGGEAQPLAVFEVKPETGEETAIICGELYRRGDTWKFRAVGQGYPTGLIGLATAFGISVDETEPQPEPEATPQPAPVPPQPQAPPAYGYPQTVSPASAYGYPQSATTQAAYGYPQPAATAAFAPDPNFRLPPMGPQFLPR; this comes from the coding sequence ATGACGGACATGACGCACGCGATGCTGAAGGGCTCGAACATCCCGCTGGACGCCACGGCCGTGCGCGCCGTGATCCGCTGGGCGCCGGGCCCCGACGGCCACGACGTGGACGCCTCGGCGCTGCTGCTCGGCACCGACGGCCGCGTGCGTTCCGACGAGGACTTCATCTTCTACAACCAGCCGCGTCACCCCTCGGGCCTGGTCCGCAGGCTCCCCAAGAAGGTGGTCACCGGAGGCCGCACCGACACCGTCGAGGTGGACCTGGCCCGGCTCGACCCCTCGGTCGACCAGGTGGTGCTCGCCGCGTCGACCGACCACGACGTGCCGTTCCAGTCCGTACGGGACCTGCAGATCCTCTTGTACGACGCGGCGGCCGCCGGCGGCGGCGAGGCTCAGCCCCTCGCCGTGTTCGAGGTGAAGCCGGAGACCGGCGAGGAGACGGCGATCATCTGCGGCGAGCTCTACCGGCGCGGGGACACCTGGAAGTTCCGTGCGGTGGGTCAGGGCTATCCCACCGGGCTGATCGGTCTGGCGACGGCGTTCGGCATCTCGGTCGACGAGACGGAGCCCCAGCCGGAGCCCGAGGCGACACCGCAGCCCGCACCGGTGCCCCCGCAGCCGCAGGCCCCTCCCGCCTACGGCTACCCCCAGACCGTGTCGCCCGCCTCCGCGTACGGCTATCCGCAGTCGGCGACGACCCAGGCCGCGTACGGCTACCCGCAGCCGGCCGCGACCGCCGCCTTCGCACCCGACCCGAACTTCCGGCTGCCGCCGATGGGGCCGCAGT